One part of the Arabidopsis thaliana chromosome 1 sequence genome encodes these proteins:
- the ARR4 gene encoding response regulator 4 (response regulator 4 (ARR4); CONTAINS InterPro DOMAIN/s: CheY-like (InterPro:IPR011006), Signal transduction response regulator, receiver domain (InterPro:IPR001789); BEST Arabidopsis thaliana protein match is: response regulator 3 (TAIR:AT1G59940.1); Has 56806 Blast hits to 56102 proteins in 2778 species: Archae - 292; Bacteria - 49762; Metazoa - 41; Fungi - 583; Plants - 1526; Viruses - 7; Other Eukaryotes - 4595 (source: NCBI BLink).) — protein sequence MARDGGVSCLRRSEMMSVGGIGGIESAPLDLDEVHVLAVDDSLVDRIVIERLLRITSCKVTAVDSGWRALEFLGLDNEKASAEFDRLKVDLIITDYCMPGMTGYELLKKIKESSNFREVPVVIMSSENVLTRIDRCLEEGAQDFLLKPVKLADVKRLRSHLTKDVKLSNGNKRKLPEDSSSVNSSLPPPSPPLTISPESSPPLTVSTESSDSSPPLSPVEIFSTSPLSSPIDDEDDDVLTSSSEESPIRRQKMRSPGLD from the exons ATGGCCAGAGACGGTGGTGTTTCTTGTTTACGAAGGTCGGAGATGATGAGCGTCGGTGGTATCGGAGGAATTGAATCTGCGCCGTTGGATTTAGATGAAGTTCATGTCTTAGCCGTTGATGACAGTCTCGTTGATCGTATTGTCATCGAGAGATTGCTTCGTATTACTTCCTGCAAAG TTACGGCGGTAGATAGTGGATGGCGTGCTCTGGAATTTCTAGGGTTAGATAATGAGAAAGCTTCTGCTGAATTCGAT AGATTGAAAGTTGATTTGATCATCACTGATTACTGTATGCCTGGAATGACTGGTTATGAGCTTCTCAAGAAGATTAAG GAATCGTCCAATTTCAGAGAAGTTCCGGTTGTAATCATGTCGTCGGAGAATGTATTGACCAGAATCGACAG ATGCCTTGAGGAAGGTGCTCAAGATTTCTTATTGAAACCGGTGAAACTCGCCGACGTGAAACGTCTGAGAAGTCATTTAACTAAAGACGTTAAACTTTCCAACGGAAACAAACGGAAGCTTCCGGAAGATTCTAGTTCCGTTAACTCTTCGCTTCCTCCACCGTCACCTCCGTTGACTATCTCGCCTGAATCGTCGCCGCCGTTGACTGTTTCGACTGAATCGTCGGATTCGTCTCCGCCGTTATCTCCGGTGGAGATCTTTTCCACCTCGCCACTTTCATCTCCGATagacgatgaagatgatgacgtGTTGACGTCGTCGTCGGAGGAATCGCCGATTCGACGGCAGAAGATGAGGAGTCCCGGATTAGATTAG
- the ARR4 gene encoding response regulator 4 produces the protein MMSVGGIGGIESAPLDLDEVHVLAVDDSLVDRIVIERLLRITSCKVTAVDSGWRALEFLGLDNEKASAEFDRLKVDLIITDYCMPGMTGYELLKKIKESSNFREVPVVIMSSENVLTRIDRCLEEGAQDFLLKPVKLADVKRLRSHLTKDVKLSNGNKRKLPEDSSSVNSSLPPPSPPLTISPESSPPLTVSTESSDSSPPLSPVEIFSTSPLSSPIDDEDDDVLTSSSEESPIRRQKMRSPGLD, from the exons ATGATGAGCGTCGGTGGTATCGGAGGAATTGAATCTGCGCCGTTGGATTTAGATGAAGTTCATGTCTTAGCCGTTGATGACAGTCTCGTTGATCGTATTGTCATCGAGAGATTGCTTCGTATTACTTCCTGCAAAG TTACGGCGGTAGATAGTGGATGGCGTGCTCTGGAATTTCTAGGGTTAGATAATGAGAAAGCTTCTGCTGAATTCGAT AGATTGAAAGTTGATTTGATCATCACTGATTACTGTATGCCTGGAATGACTGGTTATGAGCTTCTCAAGAAGATTAAG GAATCGTCCAATTTCAGAGAAGTTCCGGTTGTAATCATGTCGTCGGAGAATGTATTGACCAGAATCGACAG ATGCCTTGAGGAAGGTGCTCAAGATTTCTTATTGAAACCGGTGAAACTCGCCGACGTGAAACGTCTGAGAAGTCATTTAACTAAAGACGTTAAACTTTCCAACGGAAACAAACGGAAGCTTCCGGAAGATTCTAGTTCCGTTAACTCTTCGCTTCCTCCACCGTCACCTCCGTTGACTATCTCGCCTGAATCGTCGCCGCCGTTGACTGTTTCGACTGAATCGTCGGATTCGTCTCCGCCGTTATCTCCGGTGGAGATCTTTTCCACCTCGCCACTTTCATCTCCGATagacgatgaagatgatgacgtGTTGACGTCGTCGTCGGAGGAATCGCCGATTCGACGGCAGAAGATGAGGAGTCCCGGATTAGATTAG
- the ARR4 gene encoding response regulator 4 has translation MSFSRRLRSAFSRHFPVSDYGCFSNNVEFSGHLKQESSNFREVPVVIMSSENVLTRIDRCLEEGAQDFLLKPVKLADVKRLRSHLTKDVKLSNGNKRKLPEDSSSVNSSLPPPSPPLTISPESSPPLTVSTESSDSSPPLSPVEIFSTSPLSSPIDDEDDDVLTSSSEESPIRRQKMRSPGLD, from the exons ATGAGCTTCTCAAGAAGATTAAGGTCTGCATTTTCCCGCCATTTTCCTGTTTCAGATTACGGTTGTTTTAGTAACAATGTTGAATTTTCCGGTCATCTGAAACAGGAATCGTCCAATTTCAGAGAAGTTCCGGTTGTAATCATGTCGTCGGAGAATGTATTGACCAGAATCGACAG ATGCCTTGAGGAAGGTGCTCAAGATTTCTTATTGAAACCGGTGAAACTCGCCGACGTGAAACGTCTGAGAAGTCATTTAACTAAAGACGTTAAACTTTCCAACGGAAACAAACGGAAGCTTCCGGAAGATTCTAGTTCCGTTAACTCTTCGCTTCCTCCACCGTCACCTCCGTTGACTATCTCGCCTGAATCGTCGCCGCCGTTGACTGTTTCGACTGAATCGTCGGATTCGTCTCCGCCGTTATCTCCGGTGGAGATCTTTTCCACCTCGCCACTTTCATCTCCGATagacgatgaagatgatgacgtGTTGACGTCGTCGTCGGAGGAATCGCCGATTCGACGGCAGAAGATGAGGAGTCCCGGATTAGATTAG
- the ZFP5 gene encoding zinc finger protein 5 (zinc finger protein 5 (ZFP5); FUNCTIONS IN: sequence-specific DNA binding transcription factor activity, zinc ion binding, nucleic acid binding; INVOLVED IN: regulation of transcription; LOCATED IN: intracellular, chloroplast; EXPRESSED IN: inflorescence meristem, hypocotyl, root, flower; EXPRESSED DURING: petal differentiation and expansion stage; CONTAINS InterPro DOMAIN/s: Zinc finger, C2H2-type (InterPro:IPR007087); BEST Arabidopsis thaliana protein match is: zinc finger protein 6 (TAIR:AT1G67030.1); Has 905 Blast hits to 903 proteins in 31 species: Archae - 0; Bacteria - 0; Metazoa - 5; Fungi - 0; Plants - 900; Viruses - 0; Other Eukaryotes - 0 (source: NCBI BLink).) — protein sequence MSINPTMSRTGESSSGSSSDKTIKLFGFELISGSRTPEITTAESVSSSTNTTSLTVMKRHECQYCGKEFANSQALGGHQNAHKKERLKKKRLQLQARRASIGYYLTNHQQPITTSFQRQYKTPSYCAFSSMHVNNDQMGVYNEDWSSRSSQINFGNNDTCQDLNEQSGEMGKLYGVRPNMIQFQRDLSSRSDQMRSINSLDLHLGFAGDAA from the coding sequence ATGTCTATAAATCCGACAATGTCTCGTACTGGCGAAAGTTCTTCAGGTTCGTCCTCCGACAAGACGATAAAGCTATTCGGCTTCGAACTCATCAGCGGCAGTCGTACGCCGGAAATCACGACGGCGGAAAGCGTGAGCTCGTCCACAAACACGACGTCGTTAACAGTGATGAAAAGACACGAGTGCCAATACTGCGGTAAAGAGTTTGCAAATTCTCAAGCCTTAGGAGGTCACCAAAACGCTCACAAGAAggagaggttgaagaagaagaggcttCAGCTTCAAGCTCGGCGAGCCAGCATCGGCTATTATCTCACCAACCACCAACAACCCATAACGACGTCATTTCAGAGACAATACAAAACGCCGTCGTATTGTGCATTCTCCTCCATGCACGTGAATAATGATCAGATGGGTGTGTACAACGAAGATTGGTCGTCGAGGTCGTCGCAGATTAACTTCGGTAATAATGACACGTGCCAAGATCTTAATGAACAAAGCGGTGAGATGGGTAAGCTGTACGGTGTTCGACCGAACATGATTCAGTTCCAGAGAGATCTGAGTTCTCGTTCTGATCAGATGAGAAGTATTAACTCGCTGGATCTTCATCTAGGTTTTGCCGGAGATGCGGcataa
- a CDS encoding GNAT acetyltransferase (DUF699) — MRKKVDERIRTLIENGVKLRHRSMFVIIGDKARDQIVNLHHILSKSVVKSNPSVLWCYKNRLDISSHNKKRAKQLKKMKERGQLDPEKLDAFSLFLDVVDVTHCLYKDSERILGNTFGICILQDFEALTPNLLARTIETVEGGGLVVLLLQSLASLTSLCTMVMDVHDRFRTESHSEASGRFNERFLLSLASCKACVVMDDELNLLPLSSHIKSITKVPTKEDSEALSEAERDLKSLKDALNDDFPVGPLINKCCTLDQGKAVVTFFDAILDKTLRSIVALIASRGRGKSAALGLAVAGAVAAGYSNIYVTAPSPDNLKTVFEFVCKGFDALEYKEHLEYDVVRSVNPEFNKAIVRINIFKQHRQTIQYIQPHEHEKLSQVELLVIDEAAAIPLPVVKSLLGPYLVFLSSTVSGYEGTGRSLSLKLLQQLEEQSRAPVTGVEGSLSGCLFKKIELSESIRYASGDPIESWLNGLLCLDVANCLPNPACHPLPSQCDLYYVNRDTLFSYHKDSELFLQRMMALCVSSHYKNSPNDLQLLSDAPAHHLFVLLGPVDESKNQLPDILCVIQVCLEGQISRKSAEKSLREGHSPHGDQIPWKFCEQFRDVVFPKLSGARIVRIAVHPNAMKMGYGSAAVELLTRYFEGQLASISEGDDELEVEPSPVRVTEAAAKVSLLEEQIKPRANLPPLLVPLRDRRPERLHYIGVSFGLTLDLFRFWRKHKFAPFYISQIPSAVTGEHTCMLLKPLTLSNDEFEVDESDELGFFAPFYKDFRIRFSKLLSDKFKKMDYKLAMSVLNPKINFPEVDLTGNSPDGFLKKLDGVLSPYDMERFRAYTANLVDFNLVYDICKTLAHHYFQEKLPVSLSYVQASVLLCLGLQESDFSSIERQMQLERGQIYSLLLKVGKKLYKYLNGIATKELESTLPRLKDRVLEPHKVSVDEDLREGAKEVEEQMRARIEELLDPELLDQFAIGDKEAEALQKSKISSSGLISIESTKTDNKKEKPSGFDKSAKKRGNDKHSSTSNKKRRA, encoded by the exons ATGAGGAAGAAGGTAGACGAACGTATAAGGACTCTGATTGAAAACGGTGTTAAACTTAGACACCGTTCCATGTTTGTCATTATTGGTGATAAGGCTCGTGACCAG ATAGTTAATCTTCATCACATTTTGTCAAAATCGGTGGTCAAGTCTAACCCAAGTGTGCTATGGTGCTACAAGAATAGACTCGACATTAGCAG TCACAATAAAAAACGTGCTAAgcagttgaagaagatgaaggagagaGGACAATTAGATCCTGAAAAACTCGAcgctttctctctttttcttgatgTGGTGGATGTTACTCATTGCTTGTACAAAGATTCTGAAAGAATTCTTGGGAATACTTTTGGCATCTGCATCTTACAG GATTTTGAAGCTCTAACTCCAAATCTACTAGCAAGAACAATAGAGACAGTCGAAGGGGGTGGGCTagttgtattattattacaatCGCTTGCTTCACTTACTAGTCTCTGCACCATGGTTATG GATGTGCATGATAGATTTCGAACCGAGTCACACTCTGAAGCTTCCGGACGTTTCAATGAACGATTTCTGTTGTCACTAGCATCTTGCAAAGCATGCGTTGTCATGGATGATGAGTTGAATTTATTGCCACTTTCATCTCATATCAAATCTATCACAAAAGTTCCAACAAAGGAG GATTCGGAAGCGCTTTCTGAGGCAGAACGAGACCtgaagagtttgaaagatGCACTAAACGATGATTTTCCTGTTGGTCCTTTAATTAATAAGTGTTGTACATTGGATCAG GGTAAAGCTGTTGTCACATTTTTCGATGCAATATTGGATAAGACCCTCCGTAGCATAGTTGCTCTGATTGCTAGTCGTGGGCGTGGAAAATCTGCTGCACTTGGTCTAGCTGTTGCTGGGGCTGTTGCTGCTGG GTACTCTAATATTTACGTAACAGCACCGAGCCCAGATAACTTGAAAACAGTCTTCGAGTTTGTTTGCAAAGGTTTCGATGCACTTGAATATAAG GAACATCTTGAATATGATGTCGTGAGAAGTGTGAATCCTGAATTTAATAAAGCCATCGTACGGATCAATATCTTCAAGCAGCACAGGCAAACTATCCAG TATATACAACCGCATGAACATGAAAAGCTCTCACAAGTGGAGCTGTTGGTTATTGATGAAGCGGCAGCTATTCCTTTGCCAGTTGTGAAGTCTCTACTTGGCCCTTACCTAGTTTTCTTATCATCTACTGTCAGTGG CTATGAAGGTACTGGTAGATCTTTGTCCCTGAAACTCCTCCAACAGTTAGAAGAGCAAAGCCGAGCCCCTGTCACTGGTGTTGAAGGCTCTCTTTCTG GTTgccttttcaagaaaatagaACTTAGTGAGTCTATAAGATACGCTTCTGGAGATCCAATTGAATCCTGGCTTAATGGATTACTATGCCTTGATGTTGCTAATTGTCTTCCAAATCCTGCTTG CCATCCTCTGCCAAGTCAGTGTGATCTTTATTATGTCAACCGAGACACCTTATTTTCTTATCACAAGGACAGTGAGTTGTTTTTACAG CGAATGATGGCACTTTGTGTCTCTTCTCACTACAAGAATTCTCCTAATGATCTTCAACTTTTGTCGGATGCTCCTGCTCATCATTTGTTTGTGTTGCTCG GTCCTGTTGATGAGTCCAAAAACCAGCTTCCTGACATACTGTGTGTTATTCAG GTCTGTCTCGAAGGACAGATATCTCGGAAATCAGCTGAAAAAAGTTTAAGAGAAGGTCATTCACCACATGGAGATCAAATACCATGGAAGTTCTGTGAACAGTTCCGGGACGTGGTCTTTCCAAAGCTTTCTGGTGCTCGTATAGTACGCATAGCAGTCCACCCCAACGCTATGAAG ATGGGATATGGGTCTGCTGCGGTTGAACTCTTGACCAG ATACTTTGAGGGTCAGCTAGCTTCAATATCAGAAGGTGATGATGAACTGGAAGTGGAGCCTTCACCAGTCAGAGTTACCGAGGCTGCTGCAAAG GTTTCTTTGCTTGAGGAACAGATAAAGCCTCGTGCCAATCTTCCACCTTTGCTGGTTCCTCTTCGTGATCGACGACCTGAGAGACTCCACTACATCGGTGTCTCTTTTGGGCTTACTTTGGACCTCTTCCGTTTCTggagaaaacataaatttgcTCCATTCTACATCAGTCAAATACCA AGTGCTGTGACTGGTGAGCACACATGTATGCTTCTGAAACCATTAACCTTAAGCAACGATGAATTCGAAGTTGATGAGTCGGATGAACTGGGCTTCTTTGCTCCCTTCTATAAAG ATTTCAGGATAAGGTTCTCTAAACTGTTGAGTGATAAATTCAAGAAGATGGATTATAAACTTGCAATGAG tgttttgaacCCTAAGATCAACTTCCCAGAGGTTGATTTGACTGGAAATTCACCAGATggatttttgaagaaactCGACGGAGTTCTTTCACCTTATGATATGGAGAGATTCAGAGCATACACTGCCAATCTCGTTGACTTCAATCTG GTTTATGACATCTGCAAAACTCTAGCTCATCATTATTTTCAAGAGAAGCTCCCAGTCTCGCTGTCGTATGTTCAAGCTTCTGTACTCCTGTGTTTGGGCTTGCAGGAGTCAGATTTCTCGAGCATCGAG AGACAAATGCAGTTGGAGAGGGGCCAAATATACTCTCTTCTATTGAAGGTTGGAAAGAAGttatacaaatatttgaatgGAATCGCAACAAAAGAGCTCGAATCCACCTTACCTCGGTTGAAAGAT AGAGTGCTTGAACCTCACAAAGTATCAGTAGACGAAGATCTCAGGGAGGGAGCAAAAGAAGTTGAG GAACAAATGAGGGCAAGGATAGAAGAATTGTTGGACCCTGAGCTACTTGACCAATTTGCTATTGGGGACAAAGAAGCTGAGGCTTTGCAAAAGTCGAAGATCTCTTCAAGTGGTCTTATCAGTATAGAGTCCACCAA